Proteins encoded by one window of Catharus ustulatus isolate bCatUst1 chromosome Z, bCatUst1.pri.v2, whole genome shotgun sequence:
- the RAI14 gene encoding ankycorbin isoform X2 produces MKSLKAKFRKSDTNEWNKNDDRLLQAVENGDPEKVASLLGKKGTSATKQDSEGKTAFHLAATKGHAECLRIMVTHGADVTAQDGAGHSALHLAAKNSHPDCIKRLLQSKCPVDSTDNSGKTALHYAAACGCLQAVQLLCEHKCPINIKDLDGNIPLLLAVQNGHTEVCKYLLDHGADINTRDKNGRTALMMACEASSLNMVEAFLRRGADVSLVDVFGQNALHYAKLSENTGIQNLLSSKISQDVEAKSPTKVKQVNDLSSPYSSTSTPMTGKGQAFFADQVCKQEEFSSLHRDNKERLSDSTAGADSLLDVNSEADQQDLLLLMQAKIASLTLHNKELQDKLQERSPKEGDSTVESYSTQTQFEQTAERQNEFLTQELKPTLNAIQIQEKLTSPREVKMKYLQEDLKDVQRKLENSEAKRKHVEAQVHSRVPETDYLNSPDISENGSDLNLNFQETQNRHEEAVKEVLNIQRQKKPGLVSSESEETSSDLSMLKVTYGEVEALKQELKKALEESERQKEKVRELQKKFEDREQSMAGKLSVEECEEMKNSYCSVIDNINQEKALLIERYKEGQEEIKRLQDKLANQMQLESGAEAGERKDVMHRTIDELNRQLSELSQLYKEAQTELEDYRKKKTLDDIASDYIPRDEHDKLMEVTNSLKYKAENELSEMKSQYAKVLDEAEELKQLLDTQKQNSLPITEHRQVINALRNTIKEMEEEINELKRLLNNKESELRNLEKALLEEKAAINEAMVPKATYEKLQSSLEGEISALSCKLKDVIREKENISLDAMKLRNEILHLKEAKEGMHTLLEAKEREVTDLQHKYHQVQEALLEMKNSSKLEEDKDKKINEMSKEISKLKEALNSLSQLSYSTSAPKRQSQQLEVLQQQVKQLQNQLTETKKQHQEIVSVYRMHLLYAVQGQMDEDVQKVLKQILSMCKSQSQKK; encoded by the exons TtttcacctggcagccacgAAAGGGCATGCAGAATGCCTCAGGATCATGGTGACCCATGGTGCAGATGTAACAGCCCAAGATGGTGCAG GGCACAGTGCTTTACATCTTGCAGCAAAGAACAGCCACCCTGATTGCATTAAGAGGTTACTTcag AGTAAATGCCCAGTCGACAGCACTGACAATTCTGGGAAAACAGCTTTACATTATGCAG ctgCATGTGGATGTCTTCAGGCAGTTCAACTCCTGTGTGAGCACAAATGTCCCATTAACATCAAAGATTTG GATGGGAACATACCTTTGCTGCTTGCAGTACAAAATGGTCATACAGAAGTCTGCAAATACCTTCTGGATCATGGAGCAGACATCAACACCAGGGATAAAAATGGAAG AACTGCTTTGATGATGGCTTGTGAAGCTAGCAGCCTTAATATGGTGGAAGCTTTCCTCAGGAGAGGTGCAGATGTCAGTTTAGTAGATGTCTTTGGACAGAATGCCCTGCATTACGCCAAGCTCTCTGAGAACACAGGGATCCAGAACCTCCTGTCGTCAAAGATATCGCAGGATGTGG AGGCAAAGTCTCCAACAAAAGTGAAGCAG GTTAATGATCTGTCCTCTCCATACTCCTCAACTTCAACTCCCATGACTGGAAAAGGGCAGGCTTTCTTTGCTGATCAAGTGTGCAAG CAGGAAGAATTCAGCTCCTTGCACAGGGATAATAAAGAAAGACTgagtgacagcacagcag GTGCTGATAGTTTATTGGATGTGAATTCTGAAGCTGACCAACAAGATCTACTTCTGCTGATGCAAGCAAAAATTGCCTCTCTGACATTGCACaacaaggagctgcaggacaaATTACAG GAAAGATCACCTAAAGAAGGGGATTCAACTGTAGAATCTTATTCAACCCAAACCCAGTTTGAGCAAACAGCAGAGAGACAAAATGAGTTCTTGACACAGGAGCTGAAGCCTACATTAAATGCCATTCAAATTCAAGAAAAGTTGACAAGCCCCAGGGAAGTAAAAATGAAGTACCTCCAGGAAGACTTAAAGGATGTGCAGAGAAAATTAGAGAATTCTGAAGCCAAAAGAAAGCATGTGGAAGCTCAAGTCCACTCTAGAGTCCCTGAAACAGATTATTTAAATAGCccagacatttcagaaaatggTTCTGATCTTAATTTGAACTTCCAAGAAACTCAAAACAGGCATGAAGAAGCTGTGAAAGAGGTTTTGAATATACAAAGGCAAAAGAAGCCAGGTCTTGTTTCCTCTGAAAGTGAAGAAACGAGTTCTGATCTGAGTATGTTGAAGGTTACATATGGAGAAGTTGAAGCACTTAAACAAGAATTGAAGAAAGCGTTGGAGGAAAGcgaaagacaaaaagaaaaagtgagagAGCTACAGAAGAAGTTTGAAGACAGAGAGCAGAGTATGGCAGGCAAATTGTCTGTGGAAGAATGTGAGGAAATGAAGAATTCATATTGTTCAGTTATTGATAACATTAATCAAGAGAAAGCGTTGCTGATTGAGAGGTACAAGGAAGGGcaagaggaaattaaaaggCTACAGGACAAGCTGGCAAATCAGATGCAGTTGGAATCTGGTGCTGaagctggagaaaggaaagatgTGATGCACAGAACGATAGATGAGCTCAACAGGCAACTTAGTGAATTGTCTCAGCTGTACAAAGAAGCACAAACAGAGCTAGAAGActataggaagaaaaaaaccctagatGACATAGCTTCAGACTACATTCCTAGAGATGAACATGACAAACTGATGGAGGTAACAAATTCTTTGaaatacaaagcagaaaatgagttATCAGAAATGAAATCCCAGTACGCAAAAGTATTAGATGAAGCAGAAGAACTCAAGCAACTGTTAGACACTCAGAAACAAAACTCTTTGCCTATTACTGAACACCGTCAGGTAATCAATGCACTCAGAAATACCATAAAGGAGatggaggaagaaataaatgagcTCAAACGACTGCTTAACAACAAGGAAAGTGAATTAAGAAACTTGGAAAAGGCATTACtggaagaaaaagctgcaaTTAATGAAGCCATGGTACCAAAGGCCACATATGAAAAGCTCCAGTCCTCTCTGGAGGGTGAAATTAGTGCTTTGTCATGCAAACTGAAGGATGTAATCcgagagaaggaaaatatatcCTTAGATGCCATGAAActaagaaatgaaattttgcacttgaaagaagcaaaagaaggTATGCATACTCTTCTTGAAGCAAAGGAACGAGAGGTGACTGATCTTCAGCACAAGTACCACCAGGTTCAAGAAGCTCTTCTTGAAATGAAAAACTCATCAAAACTAGAAGAAGATAAAGACAAAAAG ATCAATGAAATGTCCAAGGAAATTAGCAAATTGAAAGAAGCACTGAACAGCCTTTCTCAGCTCTCCTACTCAACCAGTGCCCCCAAAAGACAaagccagcagctggaggtgtTACAGCAACAAGTGAAGCAGTTGCAAAACCAACTGACT GAAACAAAGAAGCAACACCAGGAAATTGTCTCAGTTTACAGGATGCACCTTCTCTATGCTGTGCAG GGTCAAATGGATGAAGATGTCCAGAAAGTGCTTAAACAAATTTTGTCAATGTGTAAAAGCCAATCacagaaaaagtaa
- the RAI14 gene encoding ankycorbin isoform X1 codes for MKSLKAKFRKSDTNEWNKNDDRLLQAVENGDPEKVASLLGKKGTSATKQDSEGKTAFHLAATKGHAECLRIMVTHGADVTAQDGAGHSALHLAAKNSHPDCIKRLLQSKCPVDSTDNSGKTALHYAAACGCLQAVQLLCEHKCPINIKDLDGNIPLLLAVQNGHTEVCKYLLDHGADINTRDKNGRTALMMACEASSLNMVEAFLRRGADVSLVDVFGQNALHYAKLSENTGIQNLLSSKISQDVEAKSPTKVKQHDQGSKLSSERSGTPKKRKAPPPPISPIQVNDLSSPYSSTSTPMTGKGQAFFADQVCKQEEFSSLHRDNKERLSDSTAGADSLLDVNSEADQQDLLLLMQAKIASLTLHNKELQDKLQERSPKEGDSTVESYSTQTQFEQTAERQNEFLTQELKPTLNAIQIQEKLTSPREVKMKYLQEDLKDVQRKLENSEAKRKHVEAQVHSRVPETDYLNSPDISENGSDLNLNFQETQNRHEEAVKEVLNIQRQKKPGLVSSESEETSSDLSMLKVTYGEVEALKQELKKALEESERQKEKVRELQKKFEDREQSMAGKLSVEECEEMKNSYCSVIDNINQEKALLIERYKEGQEEIKRLQDKLANQMQLESGAEAGERKDVMHRTIDELNRQLSELSQLYKEAQTELEDYRKKKTLDDIASDYIPRDEHDKLMEVTNSLKYKAENELSEMKSQYAKVLDEAEELKQLLDTQKQNSLPITEHRQVINALRNTIKEMEEEINELKRLLNNKESELRNLEKALLEEKAAINEAMVPKATYEKLQSSLEGEISALSCKLKDVIREKENISLDAMKLRNEILHLKEAKEGMHTLLEAKEREVTDLQHKYHQVQEALLEMKNSSKLEEDKDKKINEMSKEISKLKEALNSLSQLSYSTSAPKRQSQQLEVLQQQVKQLQNQLTETKKQHQEIVSVYRMHLLYAVQGQMDEDVQKVLKQILSMCKSQSQKK; via the exons TtttcacctggcagccacgAAAGGGCATGCAGAATGCCTCAGGATCATGGTGACCCATGGTGCAGATGTAACAGCCCAAGATGGTGCAG GGCACAGTGCTTTACATCTTGCAGCAAAGAACAGCCACCCTGATTGCATTAAGAGGTTACTTcag AGTAAATGCCCAGTCGACAGCACTGACAATTCTGGGAAAACAGCTTTACATTATGCAG ctgCATGTGGATGTCTTCAGGCAGTTCAACTCCTGTGTGAGCACAAATGTCCCATTAACATCAAAGATTTG GATGGGAACATACCTTTGCTGCTTGCAGTACAAAATGGTCATACAGAAGTCTGCAAATACCTTCTGGATCATGGAGCAGACATCAACACCAGGGATAAAAATGGAAG AACTGCTTTGATGATGGCTTGTGAAGCTAGCAGCCTTAATATGGTGGAAGCTTTCCTCAGGAGAGGTGCAGATGTCAGTTTAGTAGATGTCTTTGGACAGAATGCCCTGCATTACGCCAAGCTCTCTGAGAACACAGGGATCCAGAACCTCCTGTCGTCAAAGATATCGCAGGATGTGG AGGCAAAGTCTCCAACAAAAGTGAAGCAG CATGATCAAGGCTCTAAATTAAGTTCAGAAAGAAGTGGAACTCCAAAAAAACGCAAAGCCCCACCTCCTCCTATCAGTCCTATTCAG GTTAATGATCTGTCCTCTCCATACTCCTCAACTTCAACTCCCATGACTGGAAAAGGGCAGGCTTTCTTTGCTGATCAAGTGTGCAAG CAGGAAGAATTCAGCTCCTTGCACAGGGATAATAAAGAAAGACTgagtgacagcacagcag GTGCTGATAGTTTATTGGATGTGAATTCTGAAGCTGACCAACAAGATCTACTTCTGCTGATGCAAGCAAAAATTGCCTCTCTGACATTGCACaacaaggagctgcaggacaaATTACAG GAAAGATCACCTAAAGAAGGGGATTCAACTGTAGAATCTTATTCAACCCAAACCCAGTTTGAGCAAACAGCAGAGAGACAAAATGAGTTCTTGACACAGGAGCTGAAGCCTACATTAAATGCCATTCAAATTCAAGAAAAGTTGACAAGCCCCAGGGAAGTAAAAATGAAGTACCTCCAGGAAGACTTAAAGGATGTGCAGAGAAAATTAGAGAATTCTGAAGCCAAAAGAAAGCATGTGGAAGCTCAAGTCCACTCTAGAGTCCCTGAAACAGATTATTTAAATAGCccagacatttcagaaaatggTTCTGATCTTAATTTGAACTTCCAAGAAACTCAAAACAGGCATGAAGAAGCTGTGAAAGAGGTTTTGAATATACAAAGGCAAAAGAAGCCAGGTCTTGTTTCCTCTGAAAGTGAAGAAACGAGTTCTGATCTGAGTATGTTGAAGGTTACATATGGAGAAGTTGAAGCACTTAAACAAGAATTGAAGAAAGCGTTGGAGGAAAGcgaaagacaaaaagaaaaagtgagagAGCTACAGAAGAAGTTTGAAGACAGAGAGCAGAGTATGGCAGGCAAATTGTCTGTGGAAGAATGTGAGGAAATGAAGAATTCATATTGTTCAGTTATTGATAACATTAATCAAGAGAAAGCGTTGCTGATTGAGAGGTACAAGGAAGGGcaagaggaaattaaaaggCTACAGGACAAGCTGGCAAATCAGATGCAGTTGGAATCTGGTGCTGaagctggagaaaggaaagatgTGATGCACAGAACGATAGATGAGCTCAACAGGCAACTTAGTGAATTGTCTCAGCTGTACAAAGAAGCACAAACAGAGCTAGAAGActataggaagaaaaaaaccctagatGACATAGCTTCAGACTACATTCCTAGAGATGAACATGACAAACTGATGGAGGTAACAAATTCTTTGaaatacaaagcagaaaatgagttATCAGAAATGAAATCCCAGTACGCAAAAGTATTAGATGAAGCAGAAGAACTCAAGCAACTGTTAGACACTCAGAAACAAAACTCTTTGCCTATTACTGAACACCGTCAGGTAATCAATGCACTCAGAAATACCATAAAGGAGatggaggaagaaataaatgagcTCAAACGACTGCTTAACAACAAGGAAAGTGAATTAAGAAACTTGGAAAAGGCATTACtggaagaaaaagctgcaaTTAATGAAGCCATGGTACCAAAGGCCACATATGAAAAGCTCCAGTCCTCTCTGGAGGGTGAAATTAGTGCTTTGTCATGCAAACTGAAGGATGTAATCcgagagaaggaaaatatatcCTTAGATGCCATGAAActaagaaatgaaattttgcacttgaaagaagcaaaagaaggTATGCATACTCTTCTTGAAGCAAAGGAACGAGAGGTGACTGATCTTCAGCACAAGTACCACCAGGTTCAAGAAGCTCTTCTTGAAATGAAAAACTCATCAAAACTAGAAGAAGATAAAGACAAAAAG ATCAATGAAATGTCCAAGGAAATTAGCAAATTGAAAGAAGCACTGAACAGCCTTTCTCAGCTCTCCTACTCAACCAGTGCCCCCAAAAGACAaagccagcagctggaggtgtTACAGCAACAAGTGAAGCAGTTGCAAAACCAACTGACT GAAACAAAGAAGCAACACCAGGAAATTGTCTCAGTTTACAGGATGCACCTTCTCTATGCTGTGCAG GGTCAAATGGATGAAGATGTCCAGAAAGTGCTTAAACAAATTTTGTCAATGTGTAAAAGCCAATCacagaaaaagtaa